A genomic window from Sporosarcina sp. Marseille-Q4063 includes:
- a CDS encoding VWA domain-containing protein, translating to MDIRIEQPLWLLLFIPIWLYIIFTWRSSNQRIKSRSTILFVLRGIAVALLIFALTSPYLTLRVTEEQVLFVVDRSASIEEVGTAADSWILESLKGRKENHSVGIYSFAENFRTDVKLTNTDVVVPVIDRMEKNEGTDIAKAIDLSSALANRNLATRIVLLSDGLETAGSIEKILPKFKDKRTVIDTVLLERPAGSDASITSFETPRTSYAGEQQLLRVEIDASERTTGTLLIYENDQMISEQEVKLEQGGNLFSVRGASSNDGLLKYEAKLVVPDDKILENNRMVSITMIESSPRVLVVETDRNPSIIPTLLDQDAMDIETINAKLLPETLSGYMGYSAIIFDNVPGHIVGENRMTIIEQAVKNFGTGFMMVGGEESFGLGGYFKSPIERLLPVEMEVKGKEQLPSLGLIIVLDRSGSMSGSKIVLAREAAARSVELLRDDDTFGFIAFDDQIWNIIPLAPLGDRNEAIEKILSVSALGGTDIYPGMKQAYDDLTNSELQRKHIILLTDGQSEMPPGYENVIADGKGNNITMSTVAIGSDADRRLLESLAESGGGRFYDVIDESTVPAILSRETSMMTRTYIEDDPFYMSLGGVAEWNALFSEGVPEMNAYIATTLKNTATLVGESTKEDPILSEWMYGLGRTVAFTSDSTGKWTGDFAKWGGYGDFWNAAVGRLLPAYEDVPYIITHEHGGTYTVMDSSRSAAFLDVAIIDEKGVEVPYTSEPLAPGKMRVTVDANPGLVFFGITDDKGGYFEAGISVPYNEEYKRIPSNVKLLEKIAHSTDGLMLEDPIDAFRSHSYKSGEKKLIAQGLILAAMIFFFIDITLRRFGFFKGFGSKRIAEERVIDSSTTAEESFAELLKNKRKR from the coding sequence GTGGATATCCGCATTGAACAACCATTATGGCTACTCCTCTTCATTCCAATATGGCTTTATATCATCTTTACATGGCGGTCATCTAACCAGAGAATAAAAAGTCGCAGTACGATTTTGTTTGTACTGCGCGGCATTGCTGTTGCCTTACTTATCTTTGCTTTAACATCACCTTATTTGACGCTCCGAGTTACTGAAGAACAAGTATTATTTGTCGTGGATCGTTCGGCTTCAATCGAAGAGGTGGGAACAGCGGCAGATTCTTGGATTTTGGAAAGTTTGAAGGGGAGAAAAGAAAATCATTCTGTTGGGATTTATTCTTTTGCGGAAAACTTCCGCACTGATGTGAAGCTCACGAACACGGATGTCGTCGTTCCAGTGATTGATCGGATGGAGAAAAATGAAGGTACGGATATTGCAAAAGCTATCGATTTATCTTCCGCTCTTGCAAATCGTAATTTAGCTACTCGCATCGTTTTGTTATCAGATGGGTTGGAGACAGCTGGATCCATTGAAAAAATACTACCTAAATTTAAAGATAAGCGAACAGTAATTGATACGGTGTTGCTAGAACGTCCGGCTGGATCTGATGCATCGATTACTTCATTTGAAACACCAAGGACTTCTTATGCCGGTGAACAACAATTACTCCGCGTGGAAATCGACGCTTCTGAACGAACTACTGGTACCTTACTGATTTATGAAAATGATCAAATGATTAGCGAACAAGAAGTAAAACTCGAACAGGGAGGAAATTTGTTTTCAGTTCGAGGAGCTTCGAGTAATGATGGTTTATTGAAATATGAAGCAAAGTTAGTTGTTCCGGATGATAAAATATTGGAGAATAATCGCATGGTATCAATAACAATGATCGAAAGTTCTCCCCGCGTGCTTGTTGTAGAAACTGATCGGAACCCGTCGATTATTCCAACACTGCTTGATCAAGACGCGATGGACATTGAAACAATTAATGCGAAGCTGTTGCCGGAAACACTTTCTGGATATATGGGTTATAGTGCAATTATTTTTGATAATGTCCCAGGTCATATTGTCGGCGAGAACCGAATGACAATTATCGAACAAGCGGTTAAAAATTTCGGAACAGGATTCATGATGGTTGGCGGTGAAGAAAGCTTTGGACTCGGCGGTTATTTTAAATCACCAATTGAGCGGCTTCTTCCTGTCGAAATGGAAGTCAAAGGAAAAGAACAACTTCCTTCTCTTGGATTGATCATTGTTTTGGACCGGTCAGGCAGTATGTCAGGTTCAAAAATAGTTCTTGCGAGAGAAGCAGCCGCTCGTTCAGTCGAACTACTAAGGGATGACGATACTTTTGGTTTTATTGCCTTCGACGATCAGATTTGGAATATTATTCCGCTAGCGCCTTTAGGGGATAGGAATGAAGCGATTGAGAAAATACTATCAGTTTCAGCATTGGGCGGAACTGATATATATCCGGGAATGAAACAAGCCTATGATGATCTCACGAATTCCGAATTGCAGCGTAAGCATATAATTTTATTAACAGATGGACAATCAGAAATGCCGCCTGGTTATGAGAATGTCATTGCTGATGGAAAAGGCAATAATATTACAATGTCCACGGTTGCAATTGGGAGCGATGCGGACCGGAGATTGTTGGAAAGCCTTGCGGAAAGCGGTGGCGGAAGGTTCTATGATGTCATTGATGAATCGACTGTTCCAGCAATCCTATCACGGGAAACTTCCATGATGACCAGAACCTATATTGAAGACGATCCGTTTTACATGTCGCTCGGAGGTGTTGCCGAATGGAATGCATTGTTCTCAGAAGGGGTTCCGGAAATGAATGCCTATATCGCAACAACATTGAAAAATACGGCGACGCTGGTTGGAGAAAGTACTAAAGAAGATCCGATTTTATCTGAATGGATGTATGGTCTAGGAAGAACTGTTGCATTCACGTCAGATTCTACGGGGAAATGGACTGGGGACTTTGCAAAATGGGGAGGGTATGGCGACTTTTGGAATGCGGCCGTAGGAAGGCTTCTCCCGGCTTATGAAGACGTTCCGTACATTATCACTCATGAGCACGGAGGAACGTACACGGTGATGGACAGCTCGCGTAGCGCAGCGTTTCTTGACGTCGCAATCATTGATGAAAAAGGCGTCGAGGTACCCTATACATCTGAACCGTTGGCACCCGGAAAAATGCGCGTAACTGTCGATGCGAATCCAGGACTTGTGTTCTTTGGTATAACGGATGATAAAGGCGGGTATTTTGAAGCTGGAATTTCTGTGCCTTACAATGAAGAATACAAAAGGATTCCATCGAATGTTAAGTTGCTCGAAAAAATTGCCCACTCGACAGACGGGCTAATGCTAGAAGATCCAATAGATGCCTTTCGTAGCCACTCATATAAAAGCGGGGAAAAGAAATTGATTGCACAGGGACTTATTCTGGCAGCTATGATTTTCTTCTTTATCGACATTACTTTACGCCGGTTTGGATTTTTCAAAGGATTTGGGTCAAAACGGATTGCCGAAGAGCGTGTAATAGATTCGTCAACAACAGCAGAAGAAAGTTTTGCCGAGTTATTGAAAAACAAAAGAAAACGGTAA